CGTTTTCGGTGCTGGCCTTGTCCAAATCGGCGTTTACAAACTTGCCCGGCGTGTATTCCACCGCCGTTACCGTGCCGTCGATGGGCGAGCGTTGCGAGTGCACGTTAAACACGTTCATAAACACGCTGATTTTCAGCGATTCCACTTGGCGGTAAGGATCGGGTGCACGCTCCACCACCACAATGCGGCCGTCAACCGGGCTTAACACCGCATCCGCATCCTGCGGCGCAGTGCGCGCCGGATCGCGGAAAAACTGCAACGCAAACACGGTAAACAGCCAGAAAGGCAGCGACCACCAACCGGCCCACAAAGTTATCAAAACACTGGCAATCAGGCCGCCGCCGATAAACGGCCAGCCTTCGCGGGCGATAATCGGGTGCGGGTAAAAACGGGACATAGCGCTTCCTCTGTGTTGTCTGTCTGTAAAGGGTTTCGGATTATAGCCGATAACGGTATATAGAACGTGAATTTTCAAATTACCGCCAAGATTACCATTAAACTTACATGTATTTTTGACAAAATAAAAAGGACAAAGCCAAGTTTGTCCTTTTTGGTTCTTAATTTAACGAAACTCAAGGCCTCTGCTACCATGGCCAATCTGGCTGGCGCTAATACCCATTTTGCCAAGTGCCTGCTTTGCACCATTAACACTTTGATTAATATATTTATGATTACCTGATTGCAGAGCTTCCAGATACATTGCCATTTGCAGGCTGCCTGCCCAATATAGCATTTCTGCCATTTTTTGTTTTTCACTATTATTGAGCGAAGATAAGCCAGAGTCGCTCCCAATGGCGCTTTGTAGCTGTGCTACCATGCCGTGCGCTTTTAATTTTGCCAAGTCTTTTTGCTGACTGATACCATAATTGACTACTACCCAATACGCCATCGCCGTAGCAAGGCTATTTTGCTCATAACTATCTGATTTTAATGAATTCTTTACACCTTCAATAAGATTGGCTTTAGCAAGCTGGTTTAGCTGGCTTTCAGTTTGGCTATTTAGTTTGCCTTGAGATCGTAAATCGCTTTTCATTGCTGCGATCATTTGGTTATTAACTTGGTTGCTAATGCCGGAAGAGTGCATATAGCGATGAGCGGTGCTGTTATTATCGGCCTTATTGCTACTTTTACTGCCGGTGCTACCGGAACTTGGGGTGGTTTTTTTACTGCTTTTTTTGGCGTTTTTATAACCTGTGCCGTATTTTTCTTGATTTTCCCAAAGATTTCTTTGAAAAGCATTATCTATATGGTAAGTGGCAAAATAGTTGTCTGCCATGTAACCATAATCAAAGGCATGCGCCGGCTGGATGCTCGCCAATGGCACAAAAGCCAAAACAGCGGCAAGCAAATAAGGTTTGAGCCTGAAAGACATAAAAACTCCTTGTAAACAATATGTTATAAAATAAGAAGTTTTTTCAGTCTAGCGTAACCTACGCAGGGTGTAAAGAGAGCAAGCAGTCTGAAAACAAAAAACGGCAACTGCTTCTCGGCTATAATAAAATAACCATTTTTACCGAACAGGCCGTCCGAAATGCCCAACTCCCCGCAAGAAACCCTACGCCTTTCCAAACGCATGGCCGAACTCGGCCTCTGCTCGCGCCGCGAAGCCGACGGCTATATCGAGCAGGGCTGGGTGAAAGTAAACGGAAAAACCGCCGTGCTCGGCCAGAAAGTTTCCCGCGCCGACCGCATCGACCTCAACAAACAGGCACACGAAAAACAGGCGCAGCGGGTAACGATACTGCTCAACAAACCCGTCGGCTATGTAAGCGCGCAGGCCGAAAAAGGCTATAAATCCGCCGCCGAGCTGATTACCCCCGAAAACCGCTGGGAAGGCGACGACAGCCGTATCGAATTCAGCGAGAAACACAAATTCGGCCTCGCCCCTGCCGGACGTTTGGACATCGACTCGGTCGGTCTGTTGGTGCTCACGCAAGACGGCCGCATCGCCAAACAGCTTATCGGTGAAAACAGCGGCAGCGAAAAAGAATACCTCGTGCGCGTGCGCGGCAAGTTGGACGAAGAAGGCTTAAAACTGCTCAACCACGGCTTAAGCCTGGACGGCGAAAAGCTCAAACCCGCCAAGGTGGAATGGCAAAACGAAGACCAGCTGCGCTTTGTGCTAAAACAGGGCAAAAAACGCCAAATCCGCCGTATGTGCGAGCTGGTCGGCCTGCGCGTAACCGGTCTCAAGCGCATCCGCATGGGCAAAGTGAAACTGGGCAGGCTGCCGCCGGGCAAATGGCGCTATCTGCGGCACGACGAAACCTTTTAATCATCATGCTGAAAACATAATCAGGCCGTTTCACGCCCGCCCGCGGCCGTCTGAAAAACCACCCGTTAAAGCTTGGTGTATTCAAACAATATAAAGTACAATTACACAGCTTTACACCGTTACACCCCATTTCTAAAGCATTTCATTTACCGAAAAGGAACGTTTTATGGCTAAACATCTTTCCGCCCTGTTGCTGGCCTGCTCCGTAGCTTTGGCACTTTCAGCCTGCTCCGGCAGCGGCACTTCGCAACAGGCTTCCACCCAACCGAAACAAACCAAAGCCGAAAAAGCCGCAGCGGGCAGCAACTGCCGCAGCATCGGCGAAGGCCGTAAAATCAATAACAAAGGCAAAAACGACGGTTATATGTGCTCAGCTTCGGCCGCATTGAATTCCGCCGAAGCCAAAGAGGTGTTGGATGCCAATATTTCCGTGTCTTACGGCAACCCCGGCGGCAAAACGCTGGTATCCCGCCAAGTGGCCAACGCCGTAGGCAAAACCCCTGAAGAAACCTGCCAGCGCGCGTTTTTGAACACGGTGAAACGCTTCCAATCCACCGCTGCCCGCGAGGGTAAAAGATCCGTGCGCGTGACCAGCTACTTCGACAAACAAACCGTCGGCGGCAACCAATACGAATGCCACATCGGCACTTGGAACAGCCGCGTGGTGCTGAAAGGCAGCATCCACTAACCGTTGCTCTGGTTGGCAACAAGGCCGTCTGAAAAATTTTTTTCAGACGGCCTTGTTTCATTCAAACGGCAACTTGCCCGATGCTTTCGCATC
The sequence above is a segment of the Neisseria dentiae genome. Coding sequences within it:
- a CDS encoding DUF6683 family protein produces the protein MSFRLKPYLLAAVLAFVPLASIQPAHAFDYGYMADNYFATYHIDNAFQRNLWENQEKYGTGYKNAKKSSKKTTPSSGSTGSKSSNKADNNSTAHRYMHSSGISNQVNNQMIAAMKSDLRSQGKLNSQTESQLNQLAKANLIEGVKNSLKSDSYEQNSLATAMAYWVVVNYGISQQKDLAKLKAHGMVAQLQSAIGSDSGLSSLNNSEKQKMAEMLYWAGSLQMAMYLEALQSGNHKYINQSVNGAKQALGKMGISASQIGHGSRGLEFR
- a CDS encoding pseudouridine synthase, whose translation is MPNSPQETLRLSKRMAELGLCSRREADGYIEQGWVKVNGKTAVLGQKVSRADRIDLNKQAHEKQAQRVTILLNKPVGYVSAQAEKGYKSAAELITPENRWEGDDSRIEFSEKHKFGLAPAGRLDIDSVGLLVLTQDGRIAKQLIGENSGSEKEYLVRVRGKLDEEGLKLLNHGLSLDGEKLKPAKVEWQNEDQLRFVLKQGKKRQIRRMCELVGLRVTGLKRIRMGKVKLGRLPPGKWRYLRHDETF